In the genome of Nocardia terpenica, one region contains:
- a CDS encoding cupin domain-containing protein, translating to MSDTGFQSPIPERPLPPDDPGRSLTVADANTGAGLRHLTLSGDVYTILVPGSATAGHYTLIDMRVPPGGGPPAHRHDFEEMFTITAGRIRFTFRGTDIEAGAGQTVNIPANAPHYFRNASEEPARMLCMCTPAGQDEYFLAVGLPVADPDNPPALTDAEQDGILDRARRLAPKYRTEFL from the coding sequence ATGTCGGACACCGGCTTCCAGTCCCCTATACCCGAACGGCCCCTTCCCCCCGACGATCCCGGGCGCTCGCTGACCGTCGCCGATGCGAACACCGGTGCCGGACTTCGACATCTGACACTGTCGGGTGACGTGTACACCATCCTGGTGCCCGGCTCGGCCACCGCCGGGCACTACACCCTGATCGATATGCGGGTGCCGCCGGGTGGCGGCCCGCCCGCGCACCGGCACGACTTCGAGGAGATGTTCACGATCACGGCGGGCCGCATCCGATTCACCTTCCGCGGCACCGACATCGAGGCCGGGGCCGGGCAGACCGTGAACATTCCCGCCAATGCCCCGCACTACTTCCGTAATGCGTCGGAGGAACCGGCCCGCATGCTGTGCATGTGCACCCCGGCCGGGCAGGACGAGTACTTCCTGGCGGTCGGCCTGCCGGTCGCAGACCCGGACAACCCGCCCGCCCTCACCGACGCCGAGCAGGATGGGATCCTCGACCGGGCGCGGCGGCTCGCGCCGAAGTATCGCACCGAGTTTCTCTGA